The proteins below are encoded in one region of Podarcis raffonei isolate rPodRaf1 chromosome 8, rPodRaf1.pri, whole genome shotgun sequence:
- the CPLANE2 gene encoding ciliogenesis and planar polarity effector 2 isoform X1 codes for MRPYFLSVQGVPPQPGPSQEISRKVSMIVPPGSVVVTDWHKTPEGKEYFATLLRQSKRRLFGLTERPVLPPQVGADIASYKVFVSGKSGVGKTALVAKLAGLEVPLVHHETTGIQTTTVYWPAKLRESGKAIFFKFSFWDCGEAVLKKFDHVLPACTEKVDGLLLLFSFTDRASFDDLPNQISRVADGANNAIRMVVGTKFDQFAHTDVTDRDVTAFRHTWGLPVLRAKSVNAPRLADGQTLDGRAGLSDVAHLLNGLAEHLWRQDQLVAGLIAPSMTPGPLEEQNPW; via the exons ATGCGTCCCTACTTCCTCTCTGTGCAGGGGGTGCCTCCTCAGCCAGGGCCATCTCAAG AAATATCAAGGAAAGTGAGTATGATTGTCCCCCCAGGATCTGTCGTCGTCACGGATTGGCACAAGACTCCAGAGGGCAAGGAATACTTCGCCACTCTCTTGCGCCAGAGCAAGCGCAGGCTGTTTG GGCTGACTGAAAGGCCAGTGCTGCCCCCACAAGTGGGTGCTGATATTGCAAGCTACAAGGTCTTCGTGTCGGGGAAGAGCGGCGTGGGCAAGACTGCACTGGTGGCCAAGCTGGCTGGTCTGGAGGTGCCGTTGGTCCACCACGAGACAACAG GGATCCAGACCACAACTGTGTATTGGCCAGCCAAGCTCAGAGAGAGTGGGAAAGCCATCTTCTTCAAGTTCTCCTTCTGGGACTGTGGCGAAGCCGTCCTTAAGAAGTTTGATCACGTCTTGCCG GCTTGCACAGAGAAAGTGGACGGTCTCCTGCTCCTCTTTTCATTCACAGATCGGGCATCCTTTGACGACTTGCCAAACCAAATCTCACGGGTGGCTGATGGGGCCAATAATGCCATCAGAATGGTGGTTGGCACCAA GTTTGACCAGTTCGCCCACACCGACGTCACGGACCGGGACGTGACTGCCTTCCGCCATACTTGGGGCTTGCCGGTCTTGCGGGCCAAGAGCGTCAACGCGCCACGGTTGGCCGACGGACAGACCCTGGACGGCCGTGCTGGACTCTCGGATGTGGCCCACCTCCTGAACGGGCTGGCAGAGCATCTCTGGCGGCAGGACCAACTGGTGGCCGGCCTCATCGCTCCCTCCATGACTCCTGGGCCCCTGGAAGAGCAAAATCCCTGGTAA
- the CPLANE2 gene encoding ciliogenesis and planar polarity effector 2 isoform X2: MIVPPGSVVVTDWHKTPEGKEYFATLLRQSKRRLFGLTERPVLPPQVGADIASYKVFVSGKSGVGKTALVAKLAGLEVPLVHHETTGIQTTTVYWPAKLRESGKAIFFKFSFWDCGEAVLKKFDHVLPACTEKVDGLLLLFSFTDRASFDDLPNQISRVADGANNAIRMVVGTKFDQFAHTDVTDRDVTAFRHTWGLPVLRAKSVNAPRLADGQTLDGRAGLSDVAHLLNGLAEHLWRQDQLVAGLIAPSMTPGPLEEQNPW, translated from the exons ATGATTGTCCCCCCAGGATCTGTCGTCGTCACGGATTGGCACAAGACTCCAGAGGGCAAGGAATACTTCGCCACTCTCTTGCGCCAGAGCAAGCGCAGGCTGTTTG GGCTGACTGAAAGGCCAGTGCTGCCCCCACAAGTGGGTGCTGATATTGCAAGCTACAAGGTCTTCGTGTCGGGGAAGAGCGGCGTGGGCAAGACTGCACTGGTGGCCAAGCTGGCTGGTCTGGAGGTGCCGTTGGTCCACCACGAGACAACAG GGATCCAGACCACAACTGTGTATTGGCCAGCCAAGCTCAGAGAGAGTGGGAAAGCCATCTTCTTCAAGTTCTCCTTCTGGGACTGTGGCGAAGCCGTCCTTAAGAAGTTTGATCACGTCTTGCCG GCTTGCACAGAGAAAGTGGACGGTCTCCTGCTCCTCTTTTCATTCACAGATCGGGCATCCTTTGACGACTTGCCAAACCAAATCTCACGGGTGGCTGATGGGGCCAATAATGCCATCAGAATGGTGGTTGGCACCAA GTTTGACCAGTTCGCCCACACCGACGTCACGGACCGGGACGTGACTGCCTTCCGCCATACTTGGGGCTTGCCGGTCTTGCGGGCCAAGAGCGTCAACGCGCCACGGTTGGCCGACGGACAGACCCTGGACGGCCGTGCTGGACTCTCGGATGTGGCCCACCTCCTGAACGGGCTGGCAGAGCATCTCTGGCGGCAGGACCAACTGGTGGCCGGCCTCATCGCTCCCTCCATGACTCCTGGGCCCCTGGAAGAGCAAAATCCCTGGTAA